A single region of the Oenococcus kitaharae DSM 17330 genome encodes:
- a CDS encoding glycosyltransferase, with the protein MIYFVIVIYNKYLNNSDSFQSVVENLGDNKIVVIDNSDKPFFLSRNKNDVDSHIAYIQNGLNLGLSRSYNKALKYIGRNSFSDNNYICWLDDDTVLDKSFFKVLSSETRRHYDVIVPKIIGQDGVIYSPNEKGFLKNRLVLNRKSGEINPKKFNAINSCLTVKTSIYRDYVYDERLFLDQVDQLFFDSIRSRRLTYRILNVQIEQNFSQREKKLDKTYLTRFAIRTKDMIEYGKISPCSSMPTAYLKNLLLGLYFSVKISDFSFLKVSIKSLMHPLTVEGGHD; encoded by the coding sequence ATGATTTATTTTGTTATTGTAATTTACAATAAATATTTAAACAATTCTGACAGTTTCCAGAGCGTGGTGGAAAATTTGGGTGACAACAAGATTGTAGTTATTGATAACAGTGATAAGCCATTTTTTTTGTCGAGAAATAAAAATGATGTTGATTCTCATATTGCATATATACAAAATGGTTTGAATTTGGGTCTATCTCGATCTTATAACAAGGCTTTGAAGTATATTGGGCGGAATTCTTTTTCTGATAACAATTATATTTGTTGGTTAGATGACGATACAGTTTTAGACAAATCGTTTTTTAAAGTGTTATCGTCTGAGACTAGACGTCATTATGATGTGATAGTTCCCAAAATTATTGGTCAAGATGGGGTAATCTATTCCCCTAATGAAAAAGGGTTTCTTAAGAACAGATTAGTACTGAATCGAAAAAGTGGAGAAATAAACCCAAAAAAATTCAATGCTATCAACAGCTGCTTAACTGTGAAAACGTCAATATATCGGGACTATGTTTACGATGAAAGATTGTTCTTAGATCAGGTAGATCAACTTTTTTTTGATTCAATTAGGTCTAGACGTCTCACATATCGGATTCTGAATGTTCAGATCGAGCAAAATTTTTCTCAAAGAGAAAAAAAATTAGATAAAACCTATTTAACTAGATTTGCCATAAGAACTAAAGATATGATCGAATACGGAAAGATTTCGCCCTGCAGTTCGATGCCAACCGCTTATTTAAAGAATCTTTTGTTGGGACTATATTTTTCGGTGAAAATTTCAGACTTCAGTTTTTTGAAAGTTTCAATCAAATCCTTGATGCATCCATTGACGGTTGAAGGAGGCCATGATTAG
- the cps2T gene encoding beta 1-4 rhamnosyltransferase Cps2T: MADSQIQHVYIVGSKGIPANYGGFETFVDKLTAGQQNKKIKYHVASRSDNGELAAKNQHFDYNGADVFSIKVPQIGSAQAIAYDYKALKEAIQISKQNKDQHPIFYVLANRIGPFAQHFVKEIHALGGKFYLNPDGHEWARAKWPKPVRKYWKYSEKKMVQAADLVIADNPEIEKYINKEYADFHPNTTYIAYGTDVQKSKLTSKDTKVRDWFAKKNVTENNYFLVVGRFVPENNYETMIREFIASDTKKDFVLITNVEENKFYEQLKAQTHFDQDQRVKFVGTVYDQELLKYIRESAFAYFHGHEVGGTNPSLLEALSMTRLNMLIDVPFNQAVAQEGAMYWTKAQGSLAAQINETETYDAKRVAAYTKAARKRVADEFTWETIIAKYEGLFVK; encoded by the coding sequence GTGGCAGATTCACAAATACAGCATGTTTATATCGTTGGCTCAAAGGGTATTCCAGCTAATTATGGGGGTTTTGAAACCTTTGTTGATAAGCTGACTGCTGGTCAACAAAATAAAAAAATCAAGTATCATGTTGCTTCACGTTCCGATAACGGTGAGTTGGCGGCTAAAAATCAGCACTTCGATTACAATGGCGCCGATGTCTTCTCAATTAAAGTGCCGCAAATTGGTTCGGCCCAAGCAATTGCTTATGATTACAAAGCTCTCAAAGAAGCTATTCAGATTAGCAAACAAAATAAGGATCAACATCCTATTTTTTATGTCCTTGCTAATCGTATTGGACCTTTTGCTCAGCATTTTGTTAAAGAAATTCATGCTCTGGGTGGTAAGTTCTATCTGAATCCGGATGGCCACGAATGGGCGAGAGCTAAGTGGCCCAAGCCTGTCCGCAAATACTGGAAATATTCAGAAAAGAAAATGGTACAGGCAGCTGATCTTGTGATTGCTGACAATCCTGAGATTGAGAAATACATAAATAAGGAGTATGCGGATTTTCATCCTAATACGACTTATATTGCTTATGGGACTGATGTACAAAAGTCCAAACTTACAAGCAAAGATACAAAAGTTCGTGACTGGTTTGCTAAAAAAAATGTCACCGAGAATAATTATTTTCTTGTTGTCGGCCGCTTTGTGCCGGAGAACAATTACGAGACGATGATTCGCGAATTTATTGCCAGCGATACAAAGAAGGACTTTGTCTTGATTACGAATGTCGAAGAGAATAAATTTTACGAGCAGCTAAAAGCCCAGACCCATTTTGATCAGGATCAGCGAGTCAAATTTGTCGGGACTGTCTATGACCAGGAACTGTTGAAATATATTCGAGAATCGGCTTTTGCTTATTTTCATGGCCACGAAGTTGGCGGGACAAATCCGAGTTTGCTTGAAGCTTTATCGATGACACGATTAAATATGCTGATTGATGTACCTTTTAATCAGGCTGTTGCTCAAGAAGGCGCCATGTATTGGACTAAAGCTCAAGGCAGTCTAGCTGCTCAGATTAATGAGACCGAGACCTATGATGCCAAACGCGTTGCCGCTTATACGAAGGCAGCTCGCAAGCGCGTGGCTGACGAATTTACTTGGGAGACTATTATTGCTAAGTATGAAGGGCTGTTCGTCAAATGA
- a CDS encoding sugar transferase: protein MKALRAEDDHIKNLNGFSQKSIFYLCAKRLFDLLGGSIGLILSIIPMLFLAIVIKKDGGPIFFAQERIGKNGRPFTMYKLRSMVPNADDMKDELLEKNELHGGMFKMKEDPRVTKIGRTIRHYSLDELPQFWNVIKGDMSLVGPRPCLQRELRKYSDYDKQRLLVQPGISGLWQVSGRSDLDFADMIRLDIQYIEERSLMNDAKICLKTVRLVFFSSKKTGAY from the coding sequence ATGAAGGCATTGCGGGCAGAAGACGACCACATTAAAAATTTGAATGGTTTTAGTCAGAAATCAATTTTTTATTTGTGTGCTAAAAGACTGTTCGATCTATTAGGAGGCAGCATTGGCCTAATTTTGAGTATTATTCCAATGTTGTTTTTAGCTATTGTGATTAAAAAAGATGGTGGCCCGATCTTCTTTGCCCAAGAGCGTATTGGCAAGAACGGCCGTCCTTTCACCATGTACAAGCTCCGCAGTATGGTACCCAATGCCGATGATATGAAAGACGAACTCTTGGAGAAGAACGAACTGCATGGTGGTATGTTCAAAATGAAAGAAGACCCGCGTGTCACGAAAATCGGCCGTACTATCCGTCATTATTCTTTGGACGAGCTGCCGCAATTCTGGAATGTGATCAAGGGCGATATGTCGCTTGTCGGGCCACGGCCTTGCCTGCAAAGGGAACTGCGCAAGTATTCAGATTACGATAAGCAGCGTCTTTTAGTTCAACCGGGCATCTCAGGCCTCTGGCAGGTGTCCGGTCGCTCTGATCTGGATTTTGCCGATATGATTAGGCTTGATATCCAATACATAGAAGAGCGCTCATTAATGAACGATGCAAAGATTTGTCTGAAAACTGTCAGACTTGTGTTTTTTAGTAGCAAGAAGACGGGGGCATATTAA
- a CDS encoding polysaccharide biosynthesis tyrosine autokinase, translated as MPSKRKAKKASAVDLRSSRYGVPLITLDDPQDVVSEQFRVLRANIDFAAATINHFQTILFTSSEMSDGKSTVAQNLAVTWAQTGKRVLLVDADFRRPTIHKTFGLTNDRGLTTVLAMNDQPAEIINTSEQSNLFIMTSGPMPPNPSELLASDKMVQIIDWMRRNFDLVVIDSTPLLLVPDAQSLIPRSDGVVLVATLGKTKKKSLLEAAHILTLARAHLLGLVSRDPERAEKAYGYGYGYGYTTTNVMSSDAMKRASNAQVHQNTHHHRPEKKSETVQNQAKSTEVTPTKAVVEPTKVWSSFEATNRIASRQTKTPPAPSAAANEETTAKVLPMVDIHAHLLPDPTRGPVTIDNSLQAARAAVADNIQTLVVTPYQSADKMANTADDIQAAIAPLRNSIKEAGIPINILPGQVVPLTANLLAAFDHGNLLTLADSKKFLLVELPEDQIPKIAASVIFQLKTRGVTMIIAHPETNRAVLANPGQLNHLVEQGAILQVAAASINGQFGSEVADLALDLVRRGLAATVASGADSSEMNQRYHLSDAYALLTRAVGRRSVDILKKNAIRIIGGLPVDSMAAEEF; from the coding sequence ATGCCATCAAAGAGGAAAGCTAAGAAAGCATCAGCAGTTGATTTAAGATCTTCTCGTTATGGTGTACCTCTGATCACGCTGGATGATCCGCAAGATGTCGTCTCGGAACAGTTCCGCGTCTTGCGTGCAAATATTGATTTTGCGGCTGCTACTATTAATCATTTTCAGACGATTTTATTTACGAGTTCGGAAATGTCTGATGGTAAGTCTACGGTGGCACAGAACCTGGCAGTTACTTGGGCTCAGACAGGTAAACGAGTTCTTTTGGTTGATGCAGATTTCCGTCGCCCGACAATACATAAGACTTTTGGCCTGACGAACGATCGCGGTCTGACAACCGTCTTAGCCATGAATGATCAACCGGCGGAAATTATCAATACTTCAGAGCAGTCCAATCTCTTTATCATGACTTCTGGGCCGATGCCGCCAAATCCTTCTGAATTACTAGCTTCTGATAAGATGGTGCAGATTATTGACTGGATGCGTCGTAATTTCGATCTTGTGGTCATTGATTCGACACCATTATTGCTAGTACCGGACGCCCAGTCTTTGATTCCGCGGTCCGATGGAGTCGTGCTGGTTGCTACACTAGGCAAGACAAAGAAAAAGAGTCTTTTGGAAGCAGCGCATATTTTGACCTTAGCTCGTGCACACCTCTTAGGTCTTGTATCCAGAGATCCTGAAAGAGCTGAGAAAGCTTACGGATATGGTTATGGCTATGGTTATACGACGACTAATGTCATGAGCAGCGACGCCATGAAGCGAGCTTCTAATGCACAAGTTCATCAGAATACCCACCATCATAGACCAGAAAAAAAATCTGAGACAGTACAGAATCAGGCCAAAAGTACAGAGGTAACGCCCACAAAAGCGGTTGTTGAACCGACCAAGGTCTGGTCAAGTTTTGAGGCGACCAATCGTATTGCTAGCAGACAAACCAAGACACCGCCTGCCCCTAGCGCTGCAGCTAATGAAGAAACAACTGCAAAGGTTCTCCCGATGGTTGATATACATGCACATTTACTGCCTGACCCGACAAGAGGGCCTGTGACGATTGACAATTCTTTGCAGGCAGCTAGGGCGGCTGTCGCCGATAATATCCAGACCTTAGTCGTCACGCCTTACCAATCGGCCGATAAGATGGCTAATACAGCTGATGACATCCAAGCGGCTATCGCCCCTTTGAGGAATTCGATCAAAGAAGCTGGTATTCCCATTAACATCCTTCCAGGACAAGTAGTGCCATTGACAGCGAATCTTTTAGCAGCCTTTGATCATGGCAATTTATTGACGTTAGCTGATAGCAAGAAATTCTTACTGGTCGAGTTACCAGAAGATCAGATTCCAAAGATTGCTGCTAGCGTTATTTTTCAATTGAAGACACGCGGTGTGACCATGATTATCGCACATCCTGAGACCAATCGTGCTGTCTTAGCTAATCCTGGGCAATTGAATCACTTAGTTGAGCAAGGTGCGATTCTGCAAGTTGCTGCAGCTTCTATCAATGGCCAATTCGGCAGTGAAGTCGCTGATCTGGCTTTGGACTTAGTTCGCAGAGGCTTAGCGGCGACCGTGGCTAGCGGTGCGGATAGTTCCGAGATGAATCAACGCTATCATTTATCAGATGCTTATGCCTTGCTGACGCGTGCGGTTGGGCGGCGAAGTGTTGATATTCTCAAGAAAAATGCGATTCGCATTATTGGTGGACTGCCAGTCGATAGCATGGCTGCAGAAGAGTTTTGA
- a CDS encoding YveK family protein: MDTTISYQRLWELFKKNFFLLIISALVLAAVAYAGSRFLIHPKYQSTAALLVNRSNNTDPNAALGNQQADIQIIYTYRDLATRPVILDQVARNLRGRYPDISSSSLASMVTVSSVQNSQIFSISARSNDPVESRDIANMTADVFKTKAVQVMGKSISNVSIVSRGLRQDTPVSPNVRLFTLAGFLLGVFIVVLFVLIKEMSDNTYRDLSFLEQLKLNNLGTVNYASFHKGRAK; the protein is encoded by the coding sequence ATGGATACGACGATTTCTTACCAGCGGCTATGGGAGCTGTTCAAGAAGAATTTTTTTCTGCTAATCATTTCGGCTCTGGTGCTGGCTGCAGTTGCCTATGCCGGCAGCAGGTTCCTTATTCATCCTAAATACCAGTCCACGGCGGCTTTACTAGTTAATCGCAGTAACAATACTGATCCTAATGCTGCTTTAGGCAACCAGCAGGCTGATATTCAAATTATTTATACATATAGAGACTTAGCGACGCGTCCGGTCATTCTGGATCAGGTCGCTCGCAATCTGCGTGGTCGTTATCCAGATATTAGTTCCAGTAGCCTGGCATCAATGGTGACAGTCTCCAGTGTCCAAAATTCACAGATTTTTTCTATCAGCGCTCGTTCCAATGACCCAGTTGAATCACGCGATATTGCCAATATGACGGCCGATGTCTTCAAGACTAAAGCTGTTCAGGTGATGGGCAAATCTATTTCTAATGTCTCTATCGTCTCAAGGGGACTTCGCCAAGATACGCCGGTTTCTCCGAATGTCCGGCTATTTACACTGGCCGGTTTTTTGCTGGGCGTATTTATCGTCGTGCTCTTTGTGCTAATTAAAGAAATGTCTGACAATACCTACCGTGATTTGTCCTTTCTTGAACAATTGAAATTAAATAATCTTGGCACGGTGAATTATGCATCGTTCCACAAAGGGAGGGCGAAGTAA
- a CDS encoding helix-turn-helix domain-containing protein: MNGNKLDWLAAAAGVDILRYSMHKIFPVSVGNKHFNRDLMLEASEKAEAGLYTIVQYKDIYVMLIPISDQEGLLLEPKLDPIDDLHNVFANIDFVNHSINTAKLTYYLYTGKPAPDWDITLLQLHGAIKAVRTVRPMNELVAFHVYTVKMIEALTILDEKKFKESLRDMQGCHVFGQALTTTNVIRGQKDILIDLISKLTDNLSNMGFPAGQAIQMQTQSVQKIEYQTNILNFDAWLREIPWIYFSEFRRYQKSLFQDKAERIKDYLANHLQDNSRLKDIAKALNMSEQTLNTVFKKKFQVTIKQFYIQLKIEAAKRFLLTTRIKIKDIADYLAFIDESYFVMTFSKIVGCTPAKYRQTGRHLDQKKSIKSKM, translated from the coding sequence ATGAATGGAAATAAATTAGATTGGCTGGCTGCTGCTGCCGGAGTAGATATATTGAGGTACAGCATGCATAAAATTTTTCCTGTGTCAGTCGGAAACAAGCACTTTAATCGCGATCTGATGCTTGAAGCATCGGAAAAAGCAGAGGCCGGTTTATATACGATTGTTCAATATAAAGATATTTATGTGATGCTGATTCCAATTTCAGATCAGGAAGGCCTTCTGCTTGAACCAAAATTAGACCCAATCGACGATTTGCATAATGTTTTCGCAAATATTGACTTTGTTAATCATTCAATTAATACAGCTAAGCTTACGTATTATCTGTATACTGGCAAACCAGCTCCGGATTGGGATATCACATTGCTCCAGCTGCACGGCGCTATTAAAGCGGTCCGCACGGTCAGGCCTATGAACGAATTGGTTGCCTTCCACGTGTATACGGTCAAAATGATTGAAGCTCTGACAATTTTGGACGAAAAAAAATTCAAAGAGAGTCTCAGGGATATGCAGGGCTGTCATGTGTTTGGCCAAGCTCTCACGACGACGAACGTAATTCGCGGCCAAAAAGATATTCTGATTGATTTAATTAGCAAGTTGACAGATAACTTAAGCAATATGGGCTTTCCTGCTGGTCAAGCTATTCAAATGCAGACACAATCTGTCCAAAAAATTGAGTATCAGACAAACATTTTGAATTTCGATGCTTGGTTGAGGGAGATCCCTTGGATTTATTTCAGTGAATTTCGCAGGTACCAAAAGTCTCTTTTTCAAGATAAAGCCGAACGCATTAAAGATTATTTGGCCAACCATCTGCAAGATAATTCCCGTCTGAAAGACATCGCAAAAGCATTGAATATGTCTGAACAGACGCTCAATACGGTCTTCAAGAAAAAATTTCAAGTCACAATCAAGCAATTTTACATTCAGTTGAAAATCGAAGCAGCCAAACGTTTTTTGCTGACAACACGTATCAAGATCAAAGATATTGCCGATTATCTCGCCTTTATTGATGAGAGTTACTTCGTGATGACCTTCAGCAAAATCGTTGGCTGTACACCGGCGAAATATCGCCAGACTGGCAGACATCTTGATCAGAAAAAAAGCATCAAGTCCAAGATGTGA